Proteins co-encoded in one Thamnophis elegans isolate rThaEle1 chromosome 1, rThaEle1.pri, whole genome shotgun sequence genomic window:
- the LOC116512410 gene encoding acyl-coenzyme A thioesterase 1-like: MLRGCLSHCWRRTSIVTFGGWRNRRARFSTSARVMEPRLSFSPADHSLFDQPLAISVEGLRPEQEIGLRASLEDEKGERFESHAFYRADGEGRLDLQRSPALEGGTFSGLEPMGLLWSLQPLKPLRRLVKRDVERPFLLELEVLERLGATLPGRVLAKGSHERRFLADGVKRLPVREGSIRATLFQPPGKGPFPGIIRIPGTGVGIPESSACLLANHGFAVLALPYYGYEDLPKDIRELHLEYFEEAVNYMLKHPVVKGPEIGVLGHSKGGDICLSMASFLKGITAIVTVNGCIANAGVAVRYKDITIPPVGFNINRIKIDQNGFYDIIDVLNNPLKGADRQSLIPLEKAEGRFLFIVGMDDHIWKSEFFANEAAKHLQARGKDKPGIICYPEAGHYIEPPYTPLCPASVHLFVGKRVVWGGQPRAHAAAQVDAWKQIQNFFHQILNGSKNKL, from the exons ATGTTACGGGGCTGCTTGAGTCACTGCTGGCGAAGGACTTCCATTGTGACCTTCGGTGGTTGGCGGAACCGGCGGGCGCGCTTTTCCACCTCTGCTCGTGTCATGGAGCCTCGCCTCAGCTTTTCTCCCGCCGACCACAGCCTCTTCGATCAGCCGCTGGCCATCTCGGTGGAAGGGCTCCGGCCCGAGCAGGAGATCGGGCTCCGTGCGTCGCTGGAAGATGAGAAAGGGGAGCGCTTCGAGTCGCACGCCTTCTACCGAGCAGACGGCGAAGGGCGGCTGGATCTGCAGCGCTCGCCGGCGCTTGAAGGCGGGACCTTCTCGGGTTTGGAGCCGATGGGGCTGCTGTGGTCGCTGCAGCCGCTAAAACCCCTCAGGCGCCTGGTGAAGCGCGACGTCGAGCGCCCCTTTCTCCTGGAGCTGGAGGTGTTAGAAAGGCTGGGAGCGACTTTGCCTGGTCGCGTCCTGGCCAAGGGCTCCCACGAGCGGAGATTCCTGGCCGACGGGGTGAAGAGACTCCCGGTGCGGGAAGGGAGCATCCGGGCCACTCTTTTCCAGCCTCCCG gtaAAGGCCCTTTTCCAGGTATCATTCGGATACCTGGAACTGGAGTAGGGATTCCAGAAAGTTCAGCATGTCTGTTGGCCAATCATGGCTTTGCCGTGTTAGCTTTGCCCTATTATGGATATGAAGATCTTCCTAAGGACATAAGGGAATTGCATCTGGAGTACTTTGAAGAAGCTGTCAATTATATGCTAAAACATCCAGTG GTTAAAGGTCCAGAAATTGGCGTGTTGGGACACTCCAAAGGGGGTGACATCTGTCTCTCCATGGCctcatttttaaaaggcatcacGGCAATAGTCACCGTTAATGGTTGTATAGCCAATGCAGGTGTAGCAGTACGATACAAGGATATCACCATTCCACCTGTCGGCTTTAATATAAATCGAATCAAAATTGATCAGAATGGGTTCTATGACATTATTGATGTTCTGAACAACCCACTTAAGGGCGCTGACCGCCAAAGCTTAATTCCATTGGAGAAAGCTGAGGGACGCTTTCTATTTATTGTGGGCATGGATGATCATATTTGGAAGAGTGAATTTTTTGCCAATGAAGCTGCCAAACATTTACAAGCTCGTGGAAAAGACAAACCTGGAATAATTTGCTATCCTGAAGCAGGTCATTACATTGAACCTCCTTATACACCACTGTGCCCTGCTTCAGTCCACCTTTTTGTGGGCAAAAGAGTggtctggggagggcaacccAGAGCACATGCAGCAGCGCAGGTGGATGCTTGGAAGCAGATTCAAAACTTCTTTCATCAAATCCTCAATGGCAGCAAAAACAAATTGTGA